The following is a genomic window from Candidatus Poribacteria bacterium.
CGGCAACGTGCTTCAAGTTACAGTCTATGCCCAGTGTGGACTTTCGCATAACGGCAGCCACGCCATTGATATTTTACGCTACATGGCAGGTGGGAATGTGGAATGGGTTTTCGGTGAGATGCAGTCCGATGAAGCCGCTGCAGGTGAAAGTGACTTGCAAGGAAATGGCTATCTCGTTTTTGATAACGGTGTTCGAGCGTATCTCAGAAGTACATCGTGTGGTGCTGCACCGTGGGAGGTCGATGTTATCGGCACAACCGGGCGTATCCGTTCCGTCAACAACGCCGAAACGTTCGAGCTGATTCGTGTGATCCCCGGCGGGCGACGTGGACGCGGTGTACCGGCACAATGTCCATTCCCGATCCCCGTGCGGATGCAAGGCATGGGCATCACAATCGTTGAGGACCTCATTAACGCCATTGAGAACGGAACCTCTCCGAAGTGTTCAGGCGAAGATGGGCGTGCAGCATTGGAAGTAGCGGTCGCACTCCGGGAATCGCATCGCCGTGGTGGTGTAAAGGTTGAGTTGCCAGTTGAAGACCGAAGCCTTCAGATTCTCTCCTCGGAGATCCAAGGCGACGACACACCCGCTCGGGTTCGACGGTTACAAGCGAGTTGATAGAAAGCATTGATGCGCTACAAAATGCGTAAAATAATGAACTCTAATGAGTTTTGACCTTCAAACTGGTAAATCTAAGTGTATCTTTGGGGCACTGTAGGGGCAGCCCTTGTGGCTGCCCTAATGAGTTTTGCTTAGGTGCTGAAAATTTCTGGGTAACTGTTGTGACATTACCTCTTTTGATTATCAGATTTCATCAGACTGCTGTAGGAGCGGCCTCCCGACCGCGCCCGCAGAGAATTGAGGCGAGGAAAAGCACATGAAACCAGCGGATTATGCGTTTTTTAAAGAAAATGGCTATGTCTCACTCGGTAAGATTCTGAGCGATGCCGAGGTTGCGCATTTTGTTCATAGCTTTGACCGGGACCGCACTGAAGTTGAAGATCACTGGTATCGTATCGGACATTACCAGACCGTGAATTGCGATGCACTTCTGACTTCACCTGAATTCGACAATGTGATTCGGCATCCGATCGTCATGGATTGCCTACACACACTGATGGGCAATGCCCCATGCTTTTCAGAAGTCTGCATCCGGCACATGGCACCGTACGATGGTGAACTGAATCGCGGTTGGCATCGAGATGGTCCGAGGCACTGGCTTGAACATCCGTTGCGTATCGGGTTCATGCAGTTGATGCTATATCTGACCGATGTTAATGAAACGACGCACTGTTTCTCCTTATCACCGGAATCGGTGGACGCTGAAATTCTCGAAACAGACGAACAGTTGGCGCGTGGCGGAATTGTCGATTTGTACGGACCCGCTGGGACAGCCATACTCTTCAACATCGGTGTTTTACATACCGCCACGACCCGTCCTACGCAGGCGGAACGCAAGACGGTACAAGTCTATTACGGGCATCCGAACCGTCGGTACTTGAGCGAGGATTCAATCATACCTGTTGAACTTTGGCGAGATCATCCCGATCCTGAGGCGCGTGCCTTTTATGGTGTGCTCAACGACAAGACACGCGATTACCTCGAACACACGGCTTCAACGGGTGAACTGTCGTTTGAGGACACTTTGGCATTCCTTCGCGAACTGGATGTTAAGCACCGCAAGCGGCCGGAGTGAATTGGCGACGGTTTGCTTGGTCCTGTTACCGCCTAAGGTTCTCAGTCCTTCAAAACTTCCGCCTGCACTGGATTTACGTAGCACTGATAATACCGTTCAACATCTGCCTCTGGCGTAACACCTTCGTGGACATAGACTCCAAATCGCAGACGGAAACGGTCATCTTCCAGCTCATCGGGTGGATGGTGGAGGATGCTCATCTGTTCCGGTACAGCGATTTCTCCGAAAAAGCCCGGATGTTCGGCGTTTTCTGGGTGATCGAACAGGGCAATACCAGCCACGCCATCGCCCACCGTGCCACCTAAATCGCACCACCGTGCGCGTTGGTGATGCACCGCTGTTCTGCTCATCTGTCCTTCAGAATTTTCAATGTGCCCTTCCTCTGGGATACCCATTGACGGATTCAAGCGTGCTACGCAGAGGAATTGCCGATCACCGATATCCAGTGGTGGTGTCGTTTCGTGTGTAATTTCCAGAAACCGTCGCGTATCGTCCGCATACCATACCCGAGCGGTCCGTGTTTCTGTCATGATAACTTCACCATCTCCCTTGACATGGATCAGGTCTTCGACAAATTCAGCGTAGACATTCCCTTCAGTGATTCGGACAAAGCGTTGATGCAACATCTTCCCGCAGGGTCCATAAGGTGGCTCATCCCAATCAGACCAGATGTTCGCAGACCCCCCTTCACCGTGCCCTCCATAGGCGAGATAAAGTCCAGTGTGATGCGGATGGTCCTCGCCACCAGCCCCGCGGACCACAGTCCCATGATTCGCATTGATGGGCCAAAAGTAAGGTTTCCAAACACCGAGAAAGTTGTATCGTGCGAATAACGCGTCATCGGCAGAAATGAGCAGATGCGCGGGTTTCTGTTCGATTTGATACCGGGCTTTTGGTGACGGCTCATTGATTTGTCGGATCGCGTAATGTGCTGATGTCTCCGCCGGAAGTTCGCCTGTCTGCCATGTGAGTTCACGTAGCGTCGGCTCGAATTGACATGGGACATCCTCGCCGGAGGCATGACTGTCTGCATCAGTTATGGACATCGCAAGTGCTGAGGTTCCTTCTTGCCAATCGGGAAAGTAACGTTTCGGCTTGAAACGCAAGCGGACGAGATCATTCTGTCGATTGACCGAACCCGCTTCAATTTTGATGATTACACTTCGATTTTGTGTCAATGATTAACTCCTATTCGCTTCACGGTGAAATTGTTCAATCGTCCAGTGCAAATCGCACACCTCTTGTGCGACGGACACATATGATTGACGCAAGTCGTTTGAAAATTATTTTACGTTTCTACCAGCTCTGAATGAAGTCCTCTATCTCGAAATTCGCTGGCATGTCTGTCAATTGATAGCGCATCACACGGGATGTTCTGTCGGAAACAGACCGGGCAATTTCTGTCTCGATTTTCTCGTATAGTTTTGAGAACCGTTGCCAGATACTTTCAGCAGCTTCGGCGGAAAAACGACGGGCGAAATCCTCATAGAGATGGAAGTTGAGTCGATGTGCGGAGATTTCCCCGATACGTTCTTCAATGGGAAGTTTGCTGACTTCAGGGGCTTTGAGTTTGCGAACCTTGTCCGCCAACTTTGAGAGGAATACGACCGCGACCATACGTTCCTCTTCACCCGGGTGTAACTTCGCCAACCCATCTTGAAAACCCTCAGCGTCCTTGTTACGGATGGCGTGAAAGGTTGCCTCAATCACATCGGATTGCTGCTGATGGAGTTGGAAAAAATATTCAAATCGGGTGCGAGCCTCAGCCGGAAGATGTTGGGTGAATTCCAGATTCCAATAAAAATGGTCAA
Proteins encoded in this region:
- a CDS encoding Gfo/Idh/MocA family oxidoreductase; the protein is MTTYRAGVIGLGRMGSTFDDEITQGGSIFLPYCHGPTYHAAPNVELAAGADLHAEQAAIFGERWGLSSEHIYSDYREMLEKENLDIVSVCTTARIRSTIVQDVARSSVRAIWAEKPISLSLAEADEMVETCRVEGVALAINCARRWNPFFSEARKLIDEGEIGNVLQVTVYAQCGLSHNGSHAIDILRYMAGGNVEWVFGEMQSDEAAAGESDLQGNGYLVFDNGVRAYLRSTSCGAAPWEVDVIGTTGRIRSVNNAETFELIRVIPGGRRGRGVPAQCPFPIPVRMQGMGITIVEDLINAIENGTSPKCSGEDGRAALEVAVALRESHRRGGVKVELPVEDRSLQILSSEIQGDDTPARVRRLQAS
- a CDS encoding PmoA family protein, whose product is MTQNRSVIIKIEAGSVNRQNDLVRLRFKPKRYFPDWQEGTSALAMSITDADSHASGEDVPCQFEPTLRELTWQTGELPAETSAHYAIRQINEPSPKARYQIEQKPAHLLISADDALFARYNFLGVWKPYFWPINANHGTVVRGAGGEDHPHHTGLYLAYGGHGEGGSANIWSDWDEPPYGPCGKMLHQRFVRITEGNVYAEFVEDLIHVKGDGEVIMTETRTARVWYADDTRRFLEITHETTPPLDIGDRQFLCVARLNPSMGIPEEGHIENSEGQMSRTAVHHQRARWCDLGGTVGDGVAGIALFDHPENAEHPGFFGEIAVPEQMSILHHPPDELEDDRFRLRFGVYVHEGVTPEADVERYYQCYVNPVQAEVLKD
- a CDS encoding phytanoyl-CoA dioxygenase family protein, producing MKPADYAFFKENGYVSLGKILSDAEVAHFVHSFDRDRTEVEDHWYRIGHYQTVNCDALLTSPEFDNVIRHPIVMDCLHTLMGNAPCFSEVCIRHMAPYDGELNRGWHRDGPRHWLEHPLRIGFMQLMLYLTDVNETTHCFSLSPESVDAEILETDEQLARGGIVDLYGPAGTAILFNIGVLHTATTRPTQAERKTVQVYYGHPNRRYLSEDSIIPVELWRDHPDPEARAFYGVLNDKTRDYLEHTASTGELSFEDTLAFLRELDVKHRKRPE